A single Paenibacillus sp. FSL R5-0517 DNA region contains:
- a CDS encoding DNA topoisomerase 3, giving the protein MKTLVIAEKPDMGRTIAAVIEPKAKNNRTYLEGEHYIITWAIGHLLGLAEPDAYDTKYKRWNIADLPIIPDQFKIVPNPRTKDQLKMIGELAKRASAIVNACDAGREGQYIFALIQQQLKLRQPVKRLWISDLTAESIRRGFDGLKDASEFENLTHAARARSEADWLIGMNASRAFTTRHNALLSVGRVQTPVLALIYDREIEIEAFQSQTFYEVAAWFRQEGVEYRGLRQGDKLTDAEAAEAIATSVKGKTGQITKYEAKQTKEYPYRLYDLTLLQREANAKFGYGAKKTLDIAQALYEKHKVISYPRTNSNYVTEQNIEGMHKTLNLLKNGTYSELAQGAKPELVHKNNKGVCNPSRVEDHHAILPTLKRPGTLSKDEQNIYDLIVRRFLSHFYPPAEYKQHTVLTEVEKHQFKTSVKELLSLGWKVVLGSGDQEQGGAGKKKTKKNGNEEEEAEEWTDKAFSVQPELPVQCTKSEFKEKATQPPKSYTEGTLLKAMESAGKQIENEELRDAMKDSGLGTPATRAATIERLKNVGYITMQGKKMQLTLKGRTAIELIRRAGVDLLTSPEMTGQWERRLYQISKGEAGQDKFMENVKKFTLSIIEKVRVQAPAPADAFGEDSRAGRGKGKGARTQAGNTRTSSKTASGGSTVKTSRQTSASSSRAGSAKSTTNKAPSSTASPTGVRELLAPCPSPGCTGQIIEGKKGYGCSRFKEGCSFVVWKEYAGKKITSTMLKSLIEKGSTQVLSFKRKDGSTVKARIILQDVVTGKLSGEKQDA; this is encoded by the coding sequence ATGAAGACACTGGTTATAGCGGAAAAACCCGACATGGGTCGAACCATTGCTGCCGTCATAGAACCAAAGGCCAAGAACAATCGCACCTATCTGGAGGGTGAGCATTACATCATCACATGGGCGATAGGGCATTTGCTTGGACTGGCTGAACCGGATGCCTATGATACGAAGTACAAGCGTTGGAATATAGCGGATCTGCCGATCATACCCGATCAGTTCAAGATTGTACCCAATCCGAGAACGAAAGATCAGCTCAAAATGATTGGAGAACTGGCGAAACGGGCTTCAGCGATCGTTAATGCTTGCGATGCAGGGAGAGAAGGGCAGTACATCTTCGCTCTTATACAACAGCAATTGAAGCTGCGTCAGCCTGTAAAGCGTTTATGGATATCGGATTTGACAGCAGAGAGCATTAGGCGTGGTTTTGATGGTCTGAAGGATGCCTCTGAATTTGAAAATTTGACCCATGCTGCTCGCGCCAGAAGTGAAGCCGACTGGCTGATCGGCATGAATGCCTCACGGGCATTTACAACCCGTCATAATGCATTGTTGTCTGTAGGCCGTGTGCAGACGCCGGTACTCGCGCTAATCTATGATCGGGAAATAGAGATTGAAGCGTTTCAGTCGCAGACCTTTTATGAAGTGGCCGCCTGGTTTCGGCAGGAAGGTGTCGAGTACCGGGGACTGCGTCAAGGAGATAAGTTGACCGATGCGGAGGCAGCAGAGGCCATTGCAACCAGTGTGAAGGGCAAGACAGGGCAGATTACCAAATATGAAGCGAAGCAGACGAAGGAGTATCCATATCGTTTGTATGACCTGACCCTTTTACAGCGTGAAGCCAATGCCAAATTCGGATATGGTGCCAAAAAAACACTGGATATCGCGCAGGCCTTGTATGAAAAACACAAGGTAATTTCGTATCCGCGGACGAACTCCAACTATGTTACGGAACAGAATATTGAAGGTATGCATAAAACGCTAAACCTGCTTAAAAATGGTACCTATAGTGAGCTTGCGCAAGGGGCTAAACCAGAGCTTGTTCATAAGAATAATAAAGGGGTATGTAATCCGAGCAGGGTTGAAGATCACCATGCGATCCTACCTACTTTGAAGCGACCAGGTACCTTATCCAAGGATGAGCAGAACATCTATGATTTGATAGTAAGACGTTTCTTGTCTCACTTTTATCCTCCGGCGGAGTATAAGCAACATACCGTGCTCACCGAAGTGGAGAAACATCAGTTTAAGACATCTGTCAAAGAGCTGCTGTCCCTCGGATGGAAAGTGGTTCTCGGTTCCGGAGATCAGGAACAGGGCGGGGCAGGCAAGAAGAAGACCAAGAAAAACGGCAATGAAGAAGAGGAAGCTGAAGAGTGGACGGACAAGGCATTTAGCGTACAACCTGAATTGCCTGTTCAATGTACAAAAAGTGAGTTCAAAGAGAAGGCGACCCAGCCTCCCAAAAGTTATACCGAGGGAACATTGCTAAAAGCGATGGAAAGTGCAGGCAAACAGATCGAGAATGAAGAGCTGCGAGATGCGATGAAAGACAGTGGTTTGGGTACTCCGGCTACACGTGCTGCTACAATTGAGCGCCTCAAAAACGTAGGTTACATTACGATGCAGGGGAAAAAAATGCAGTTAACGCTCAAAGGCAGAACGGCTATCGAATTGATTCGCCGAGCAGGCGTAGATCTGTTAACCTCACCCGAGATGACAGGCCAATGGGAAAGAAGGTTATATCAGATTTCCAAAGGTGAGGCGGGGCAGGACAAGTTCATGGAGAACGTTAAGAAATTTACGTTGTCCATCATTGAGAAGGTTCGTGTGCAAGCCCCGGCGCCGGCAGATGCTTTTGGAGAAGATTCGCGTGCAGGCAGGGGGAAAGGCAAGGGAGCCAGAACCCAGGCAGGTAATACAAGGACATCATCCAAGACAGCTAGTGGCGGTTCAACTGTAAAAACGTCCCGTCAGACTTCGGCATCTTCATCGAGAGCCGGCAGTGCGAAAAGCACCACCAACAAGGCGCCATCTTCCACTGCGAGCCCAACCGGAGTGAGAGAGTTACTGGCACCTTGTCCTTCTCCCGGCTGTACAGGTCAGATTATAGAGGGCAAGAAGGGTTATGGATGCTCACGTTTCAAGGAAGGCTGTTCGTTTGTGGTATGGAAAGAGTATGCGGGCAAGAAAATCACCAGTACGATGTTAAAATCGCTGATTGAGAAGGGGAGTACCCAGGTCCTATCGTTCAAACGAAAAGACGGGAGTACCGTGAAGGCACGTATTATTTTGCAAGACGTGGTAACAGGCAAGTTATCTGGTGAGAAACAGGATGCTTGA
- a CDS encoding Fur family transcriptional regulator has protein sequence MASNRDKSISEQIFHIKNQLVEKGYKLTQQREVTVRVLLEHEKDHFSAEEVFLLVKEQFPEIGLATVYRTLELLSDLQVVEKINFGDGAARFDLRSTDGSHHHHHLICTECGKVEEIMEDGLLRLEQQIERQYGFAVTDHRLDFQGVCKECRLKHVLKEQAAV, from the coding sequence ATGGCAAGTAACCGGGACAAGTCCATTTCAGAACAGATATTTCACATTAAAAATCAATTGGTTGAAAAAGGATATAAGTTAACACAACAACGGGAAGTTACTGTACGTGTGTTGCTTGAACATGAAAAGGATCATTTTAGTGCAGAGGAAGTTTTCCTCTTGGTTAAAGAGCAGTTCCCTGAGATCGGATTGGCTACGGTATACCGAACTCTCGAACTGCTGAGTGATCTTCAAGTCGTTGAAAAGATTAACTTTGGCGATGGTGCTGCTCGCTTCGATCTGCGAAGTACAGATGGTTCTCATCATCACCATCACTTGATCTGTACCGAATGTGGGAAAGTAGAAGAGATTATGGAAGATGGTCTGCTTCGTTTGGAACAACAGATAGAGCGTCAGTATGGCTTTGCTGTCACGGATCATCGTCTGGATTTCCAAGGTGTATGCAAAGAGTGCAGACTAAAACATGTACTGAAAGAACAGGCTGCAGTTTAA
- a CDS encoding glutamate synthase subunit beta, which yields MSTPTGFMEYKRQLPADREPAERIKDWEEFHKHMAEEELRTQGARCMDCGTPYCHTGIDMTGGTSGCPVHNLIPEWNNLVYRGLWREALERLHKTNNFPEFTGRICPAPCEGSCTVGLIGQPVTIKTIEEAIIEKGFEEGWVVPEPPEKRTGKRVAVVGSGPAGLATAAQLNKAGHSVTVYERSDRVGGLLMYGIPTMKLDKKVVQRRVDLLEAEGIQFITNTEIGKDIAAQQLVDEYDAVVLCGGATKPREFNIEGSDLKGVHYAMDFLNGSIKSYLDSNLEDGQYLSAKDKDIIVIGGGDTGSDCVATSLRHGCRTITQFGTHTQAPMERDRINNPWPQFPNVYTLDYAQEEAKALFGQDPREFSIMTTKFVGDDEGNLKELHTVQIERIVDETGRKIYQPIPGTERVFPAQMAMIAIGFDGPEQTLVEQLGLTTDRRTNVKARYGKYNTNVDKVFAAGDMRRGQSLVVWAINEGREAAREVDKYLMGASVLV from the coding sequence ATGTCTACACCTACTGGATTTATGGAATACAAACGTCAACTGCCAGCGGATCGTGAGCCAGCGGAGCGGATCAAGGATTGGGAAGAGTTTCATAAACACATGGCTGAAGAAGAACTCAGAACACAAGGTGCACGATGCATGGATTGTGGTACCCCGTATTGCCATACAGGTATAGATATGACTGGCGGCACGTCAGGTTGCCCCGTGCATAACCTGATTCCGGAATGGAATAATCTTGTATATCGCGGACTGTGGAGAGAAGCACTTGAGCGCCTTCACAAAACCAATAATTTCCCGGAATTTACAGGTCGCATCTGTCCAGCTCCTTGTGAAGGATCTTGTACAGTTGGCTTAATCGGTCAGCCTGTAACCATCAAAACGATTGAAGAAGCAATCATTGAAAAAGGTTTCGAAGAAGGATGGGTCGTTCCGGAGCCTCCTGAAAAACGTACGGGTAAACGTGTAGCTGTGGTAGGTTCAGGTCCAGCGGGACTAGCTACTGCGGCTCAGTTGAATAAAGCAGGACACTCGGTAACCGTATATGAGCGTTCGGACCGTGTCGGCGGATTGCTGATGTACGGTATCCCAACGATGAAATTGGATAAAAAGGTCGTTCAACGTCGTGTCGATCTGCTTGAAGCAGAAGGGATCCAATTCATTACAAACACCGAGATCGGTAAAGATATTGCAGCACAACAACTGGTGGATGAATATGACGCTGTTGTATTGTGTGGTGGTGCAACGAAGCCGCGTGAATTCAATATTGAAGGCAGCGACTTGAAAGGCGTTCATTACGCCATGGATTTCCTGAATGGCAGTATCAAGAGCTATCTGGACTCCAATCTGGAAGATGGTCAATACCTGTCCGCTAAGGACAAAGATATTATCGTCATTGGTGGCGGTGATACAGGATCTGACTGTGTAGCTACATCGCTTCGTCATGGTTGTCGTACGATCACTCAATTCGGTACGCATACCCAAGCACCTATGGAACGTGATCGCATTAACAACCCTTGGCCACAATTCCCGAACGTATACACACTTGATTATGCACAAGAGGAAGCCAAAGCATTGTTTGGTCAAGATCCGCGTGAATTCTCCATCATGACAACGAAATTTGTCGGAGACGATGAGGGGAACCTCAAAGAATTGCATACAGTACAGATCGAGCGTATTGTGGATGAAACTGGTCGCAAAATTTATCAGCCGATTCCTGGTACGGAGCGTGTATTCCCGGCTCAGATGGCCATGATTGCCATTGGTTTTGATGGACCGGAACAAACGTTGGTAGAGCAACTGGGTCTTACAACAGATCGTCGTACTAACGTTAAGGCACGTTACGGCAAATACAACACCAATGTGGATAAAGTATTCGCAGCAGGTGACATGCGTCGTGGCCAAAGTTTGGTTGTATGGGCAATTAATGAAGGCCGTGAGGCTGCTCGTGAAGTGGACAAATACTTGATGGGTGCTTCGGTTCTGGTGTAA
- a CDS encoding dihydrofolate reductase, with translation MSIELVWAMGENGVIGLNNTIPWRLPKDMAFFKQRTLNKTIIMGRNTWESFGGKPLPQRRNIVVTRDLNYKVDQAEIVHTIEEGLSVTKGEELCVIGGSQVYREFLPFADRLVVTKIHENFEGDTFFPDVDWSEWELIDQIEGEQDEKNVHAYTFEFYERKQ, from the coding sequence TTGAGTATTGAATTGGTATGGGCAATGGGGGAGAACGGTGTGATCGGATTGAATAATACGATTCCATGGCGGTTACCCAAAGATATGGCCTTTTTCAAACAACGTACGTTAAACAAAACGATTATTATGGGACGTAACACGTGGGAATCTTTTGGCGGTAAGCCGCTTCCTCAGCGCCGTAATATCGTAGTGACAAGAGATCTGAACTACAAGGTGGACCAGGCTGAGATCGTACATACGATTGAAGAAGGGCTGAGCGTAACCAAAGGTGAGGAACTGTGCGTAATTGGAGGTTCCCAAGTGTATCGCGAGTTCTTGCCCTTTGCAGATCGTCTTGTGGTGACCAAAATTCATGAGAATTTTGAGGGAGATACGTTTTTCCCCGACGTGGATTGGTCTGAATGGGAACTGATTGACCAGATTGAAGGCGAACAGGATGAAAAAAATGTTCACGCATATACGTTTGAATTTTATGAGCGTAAACAGTAA
- the thyA gene encoding thymidylate synthase, with translation MKNYLDLLQDILNNGVHKGDRTGTGTQSVFGRQLRYDLSEGFPLVTTKRIHLKSVIHELLWFLSGDTNISYLKENGVKIWDDWADENGDLGPVYGSQWRTWEAPNGEKIDQISAVIDSIKNNPDSRRHLVSAWNVAEINNMKLPPCHFAFQFYVAEGKLSCMLTMRSVDTFLGLPFNIASYALLTHMIAQQCDLEVGDFIWSGGDVHIYSNHVDQVKTQLEREPYALPKLVIKRKPDSIFDYKFEDFEFENYQHHPGIKAPIAV, from the coding sequence TTGAAAAACTATCTCGATTTATTACAGGATATTCTGAACAATGGCGTTCATAAAGGAGATCGTACGGGAACAGGAACACAATCCGTATTCGGCAGACAACTCCGTTATGATCTCTCCGAAGGATTTCCGCTGGTAACAACCAAACGAATTCATCTCAAATCGGTTATTCATGAACTGTTGTGGTTTTTGAGTGGCGATACCAATATATCTTATCTGAAAGAAAATGGTGTGAAGATCTGGGACGACTGGGCGGACGAAAATGGAGATCTTGGACCGGTGTATGGTTCACAATGGCGTACTTGGGAAGCACCTAATGGGGAGAAGATCGATCAGATCTCTGCAGTCATTGATTCAATTAAAAATAATCCAGATTCACGACGTCATCTTGTCAGCGCATGGAATGTGGCAGAGATCAATAATATGAAGCTTCCACCTTGTCACTTTGCGTTTCAGTTTTACGTTGCAGAGGGTAAATTATCATGTATGCTAACGATGCGTTCAGTGGATACCTTCCTCGGGCTGCCTTTTAACATCGCGAGTTATGCGCTCTTAACTCATATGATCGCGCAGCAATGTGACCTTGAGGTGGGTGATTTCATCTGGTCTGGTGGGGATGTTCACATCTATTCCAACCATGTTGATCAGGTCAAAACTCAGCTGGAGCGTGAACCTTATGCGTTACCTAAGCTAGTAATCAAGCGTAAGCCCGATTCGATTTTTGATTATAAGTTTGAAGATTTCGAGTTTGAGAACTATCAGCATCATCCGGGCATTAAAGCTCCAATTGCAGTCTAA
- the lpdA gene encoding dihydrolipoyl dehydrogenase has protein sequence MVVGDASLNIDTLVIGAGPGGYVAAIRAAQLGQSVLIVDKSELGGVCLNRGCIPSKALISAAHQYESALHGEAFGISAENVKVDFSKTQEFKNGVVKKMTGGVAGLLKGNKVEVFNGECMFINENEARVFNDHESPRYKFKNAIIATGSRPIELKPFPFGGRILSSTEALNLPEVPKSMIVIGGGYIGAELGQMYSKFGAKVTIIEGLDTVLPGFDKDMTSLVAKNMKKTGIEIVTGAKAESAEQTDKDVTVKYSVNGESKEVTADYLLVTVGRRPNTDGELGLDLIGVDVDERGFVKVDHQGRTSIPHIFAIGDIVSGLALAHKASYEGKVAAEAIAGQPSVVDYKCMPAVVFTDPECSSVGYTEKEAKEKGYKVKAGKFPYAGNGRAVSLNHAEGFVKIVADEESGLVLGCQIVGLEASNLIAELGLAIEMGATLEDLALTIHAHPTLGEIVMEAAELVMGHPIHIISR, from the coding sequence ATGGTAGTAGGCGACGCTTCTCTCAATATCGACACATTAGTAATTGGTGCGGGTCCTGGCGGCTATGTAGCTGCCATCCGCGCTGCTCAACTGGGCCAAAGCGTATTGATTGTAGACAAATCCGAACTGGGCGGTGTTTGTTTGAACCGTGGATGTATTCCATCCAAAGCCCTGATCTCTGCTGCACACCAATATGAGTCTGCACTTCACGGTGAAGCTTTTGGTATCTCTGCTGAGAACGTGAAAGTGGACTTCAGCAAAACTCAAGAATTCAAAAACGGCGTTGTTAAGAAAATGACTGGCGGCGTAGCTGGTTTGCTCAAAGGCAACAAAGTTGAAGTTTTCAACGGTGAGTGCATGTTCATCAATGAAAACGAAGCTCGTGTATTCAACGACCACGAGTCTCCGCGTTACAAATTTAAAAATGCAATTATCGCAACAGGTTCCCGTCCAATTGAACTGAAACCTTTCCCATTTGGCGGACGCATTCTGTCTTCAACAGAAGCTCTGAACTTGCCTGAAGTACCAAAAAGCATGATCGTTATCGGTGGCGGTTATATCGGTGCTGAGCTTGGTCAAATGTATTCCAAATTTGGTGCGAAAGTAACAATCATCGAAGGATTGGATACAGTACTGCCAGGTTTCGATAAAGACATGACTAGCCTTGTGGCTAAAAACATGAAGAAAACAGGCATCGAAATCGTAACGGGTGCAAAAGCTGAAAGTGCTGAGCAAACGGATAAAGATGTAACTGTTAAATATTCTGTAAATGGTGAGTCCAAAGAAGTAACTGCAGATTACCTGCTGGTAACTGTTGGACGTCGTCCAAACACAGATGGTGAGCTTGGTTTGGACCTGATCGGTGTAGACGTTGACGAGCGTGGATTCGTTAAAGTTGACCACCAAGGTCGTACTAGCATTCCTCATATCTTCGCTATCGGTGACATCGTATCTGGTTTGGCTCTGGCACACAAAGCTTCTTATGAAGGTAAAGTGGCTGCTGAAGCAATCGCAGGACAACCATCTGTAGTTGACTACAAATGTATGCCGGCTGTTGTGTTCACAGATCCAGAGTGTTCCAGCGTAGGTTACACGGAGAAAGAAGCTAAAGAGAAAGGTTACAAAGTTAAAGCAGGCAAATTCCCTTATGCGGGTAACGGTCGTGCTGTATCTTTGAACCACGCTGAAGGCTTCGTGAAAATCGTAGCTGACGAGGAAAGCGGCCTTGTATTGGGTTGCCAAATCGTAGGTCTGGAAGCTTCTAACTTGATTGCTGAGCTTGGATTGGCAATTGAAATGGGCGCTACTTTGGAAGATCTGGCTCTCACAATTCACGCTCACCCAACTTTGGGCGAAATTGTGATGGAAGCTGCGGAATTGGTTATGGGTCACCCGATCCACATCATCTCCCGTTAA
- a CDS encoding dihydrolipoamide acetyltransferase family protein, with the protein MAKFEYKFPELGEGLHEGEIIKMHIKVGDKVTDDDIIMEVQNDKAVVEVPCPVNGTVTEVFAKDGQVCHVGEVVAIIDAEGEIPEQEDAPAGDQGEQEKDAAQGGADTSGSSAAASSSDSAKEGGNNSVPAVPAKDVLATPSVRKFAREQGVDIAQVNGTGNNGKVTKEDVESFKNGGGSSAAASSEAPAQEEKKSAAPAAAAGEQYLEEERVPFKGIRKAISNAMVKSAYTAPHVTIMDEVDVTELVAFRTRMKPIAEKKGTKVTYLPFIVKALVAASRQFPALNAMIDEEANEIVYKKYYNIGIATDTDNGLIVPVIKDADRKSIWMIADSIRDLAARGRDGKLSANEMRGSTISISNIGSAGGMFFTPIINFPEVAILGTGRISEKAVIKNGEVVAAPVMALSLSFDHRIIDGATAQNFMNYIKQLLANPELLVMEV; encoded by the coding sequence TTGGCTAAATTTGAATATAAATTCCCTGAACTAGGCGAAGGCCTTCACGAAGGCGAAATCATCAAGATGCACATCAAAGTCGGGGACAAAGTAACTGACGATGATATCATCATGGAAGTACAGAACGACAAAGCGGTAGTTGAAGTACCTTGTCCGGTTAACGGAACAGTGACTGAAGTATTCGCTAAAGACGGTCAAGTCTGCCACGTTGGTGAAGTTGTTGCCATCATTGATGCAGAAGGTGAAATTCCTGAGCAAGAAGACGCTCCTGCTGGCGATCAAGGCGAGCAAGAGAAAGATGCAGCTCAAGGCGGAGCTGATACTAGCGGTTCTTCTGCAGCAGCTTCCAGCTCGGATTCAGCTAAAGAAGGCGGAAACAACAGCGTTCCGGCAGTACCTGCCAAAGACGTTCTGGCAACGCCAAGCGTGCGCAAATTTGCTCGCGAACAAGGTGTAGACATCGCTCAGGTTAACGGTACTGGCAACAACGGTAAAGTAACCAAAGAAGATGTTGAATCCTTCAAAAACGGTGGCGGTTCTTCCGCAGCGGCATCTTCCGAAGCTCCGGCTCAAGAAGAGAAAAAATCCGCAGCACCAGCAGCGGCTGCAGGTGAACAATACCTTGAAGAAGAGCGCGTACCATTCAAAGGTATCCGTAAAGCGATCTCTAACGCAATGGTTAAATCGGCTTACACAGCACCTCACGTTACAATCATGGACGAAGTGGACGTAACTGAACTGGTTGCTTTCCGTACTCGTATGAAACCTATTGCAGAGAAAAAAGGAACAAAAGTTACTTATCTGCCATTCATCGTTAAAGCACTGGTTGCGGCTTCCCGCCAATTCCCTGCTCTGAACGCTATGATTGATGAAGAAGCTAACGAAATTGTCTACAAAAAATACTACAACATCGGTATCGCAACAGATACAGACAACGGCTTGATCGTTCCTGTTATCAAAGATGCTGATCGCAAATCCATCTGGATGATCGCTGATTCAATCCGTGATCTGGCAGCTCGTGGACGTGACGGCAAATTGAGCGCGAATGAAATGAGAGGAAGCACAATCTCCATCAGTAACATCGGTTCTGCTGGCGGTATGTTCTTCACTCCAATCATCAACTTCCCTGAAGTTGCTATTCTCGGAACAGGACGCATCAGCGAAAAAGCAGTGATCAAAAACGGCGAAGTAGTTGCAGCACCTGTAATGGCTCTTTCCCTGAGCTTTGACCACCGTATCATCGATGGCGCAACAGCACAAAACTTTATGAATTACATTAAACAGCTGCTCGCTAACCCTGAGCTGCTTGTTATGGAGGTGTAA
- a CDS encoding alpha-ketoacid dehydrogenase subunit beta produces the protein MAQMNMKEAIRDALRVELKRDPNVLLFGEDVGNVGGVFRVTEGLQKEFGEERVFDTPLAESAIGGLAVGLGVQGFRPVAEIQFVGFIFEALDQMVVQAARMRFRSGGKYNSPIVFRTPFGGGVKAAELHTDSLEGLLTQTPGIKVVVPSNPYDAKGLMIASIRDNDPVFFMEHLNLYHAFRAEVPEEDYVVELGKANVVREGSDVTIITYGMMVHTSVKAAEELEKQGINVEVIDLRTVSPIDIDTIVASIKKTNRAIVVQEAQKSAGVAAEVIAQINEKAILHLEAPVLRVAGPDTVYPFAQIEDTWLPNPARIVAAVNKVVNF, from the coding sequence ATGGCACAAATGAACATGAAAGAAGCAATCCGTGATGCGCTTCGCGTGGAGTTGAAACGTGATCCTAACGTTCTGCTTTTCGGTGAAGACGTAGGTAATGTAGGCGGCGTTTTCCGTGTAACGGAAGGTCTGCAAAAAGAGTTTGGCGAAGAGCGTGTATTTGATACACCACTGGCGGAGTCCGCTATTGGCGGTTTGGCTGTAGGTCTGGGTGTGCAAGGCTTCCGTCCGGTTGCTGAGATCCAATTCGTTGGTTTTATCTTCGAAGCCCTTGACCAAATGGTAGTGCAAGCTGCTCGTATGCGTTTCCGCTCCGGTGGAAAATACAATTCTCCAATCGTATTCCGTACACCATTCGGTGGCGGTGTAAAAGCGGCAGAATTGCATACAGATTCCCTGGAAGGTCTGCTCACGCAAACACCAGGTATCAAAGTAGTTGTTCCTTCTAACCCATACGATGCAAAAGGTCTGATGATCGCTTCTATTCGCGATAATGACCCTGTATTCTTCATGGAGCACTTGAACCTGTACCATGCTTTCCGTGCAGAAGTTCCTGAAGAAGATTACGTTGTTGAATTGGGTAAAGCGAACGTTGTTCGTGAAGGTTCCGATGTAACGATCATCACTTACGGTATGATGGTTCATACTTCTGTGAAAGCAGCAGAGGAACTCGAAAAACAAGGTATCAACGTTGAAGTTATCGACCTTCGTACGGTTAGCCCGATCGACATCGATACCATCGTTGCTTCTATTAAGAAAACAAACCGTGCAATTGTTGTACAGGAAGCTCAAAAGAGCGCAGGTGTTGCAGCTGAAGTCATTGCCCAAATCAATGAAAAAGCAATCCTGCACTTGGAAGCACCGGTTCTGCGTGTAGCTGGTCCGGATACTGTATATCCTTTTGCACAAATCGAAGATACATGGCTGCCTAACCCGGCACGTATCGTTGCTGCGGTTAACAAAGTCGTGAATTTCTAA
- the pdhA gene encoding pyruvate dehydrogenase (acetyl-transferring) E1 component subunit alpha encodes MSKVPYEVYTEDVEALSVLSPDGEIVNKDMMPTLSDDQLKEIMYRMVFTRTWDDRAVNLGRQGRLGFYAPVSGQEATMVGSEFAIEKEDFVCPGYRDIPQLVWHGLPLYQAFLYSRGHQHGGQIPDGVNVLMPQIIIGAQILHAMGIAMGYKLKKQKQVVITYTGDGGSSEGDFYEGLNYAGVYKLPVIFFVQNNGYAITTPFAKQTAALSIAHKAVAAGIKGVKVDGMDIFAVIKAVQEAAERGRNGEGATLIEAVTYRFRPHSLSDDASKYRTKEEEAEWSAKDPIARFAKYLEKKGLWTEEDTARVKEEAKAKVNEEIKKAEKTEKMTISGLIDSMFEQTPKHLEEQKADFQ; translated from the coding sequence ATGAGCAAGGTTCCTTATGAAGTGTATACAGAGGATGTAGAAGCTCTGTCCGTGCTGTCTCCTGACGGCGAAATTGTTAACAAAGACATGATGCCTACACTTTCCGATGATCAATTAAAAGAAATTATGTACCGCATGGTATTTACCCGTACTTGGGATGACCGTGCAGTAAACCTGGGCCGTCAAGGTCGTCTTGGTTTCTATGCTCCAGTATCTGGTCAAGAAGCTACAATGGTTGGTAGTGAATTTGCAATTGAAAAAGAAGACTTTGTATGTCCTGGCTATCGTGACATTCCGCAACTCGTATGGCATGGACTTCCTCTTTATCAAGCATTCTTGTACTCCCGTGGACACCAACATGGTGGACAAATTCCAGATGGCGTTAATGTATTGATGCCACAAATTATCATTGGTGCACAAATTCTGCATGCAATGGGTATCGCTATGGGTTACAAATTGAAGAAACAAAAACAAGTTGTTATCACGTACACAGGTGATGGCGGTTCTTCTGAAGGTGACTTCTATGAAGGTCTGAACTACGCTGGTGTATACAAACTGCCTGTAATTTTCTTCGTACAAAACAATGGTTATGCCATCACAACTCCTTTTGCTAAACAAACAGCAGCTCTGTCCATCGCTCACAAAGCGGTAGCAGCAGGGATCAAAGGTGTTAAAGTTGACGGTATGGACATCTTCGCTGTTATCAAAGCTGTTCAGGAAGCTGCTGAACGCGGACGTAATGGAGAAGGCGCAACATTGATCGAAGCAGTAACATACCGTTTCCGCCCTCACTCCCTTTCGGATGATGCTTCCAAGTATCGTACAAAAGAAGAAGAGGCTGAATGGTCTGCTAAAGATCCTATCGCACGTTTCGCTAAATATCTGGAGAAAAAAGGTCTTTGGACTGAAGAAGATACAGCACGTGTGAAAGAAGAAGCAAAAGCTAAAGTAAATGAAGAAATCAAAAAAGCGGAAAAAACCGAGAAAATGACGATTTCGGGCTTGATCGACAGCATGTTCGAACAAACGCCTAAGCACTTGGAAGAGCAAAAAGCTGATTTCCAATAA